Proteins from a single region of Murdochiella vaginalis:
- a CDS encoding TRAP transporter permease, giving the protein MTDEIKKTSDPAPEVEDTGTGTMADVEEIMKKYDRESNTRIWTGTPAMIIKFTMAAFALFMIWLNLFANWDERIRRCMFLGTIIVFAFVMYPLRKGDTSRVNHMPFYDIILMLLGAGSFFYFIVNFKGIIDQATRIHQTEIILGIIGIIILAEACRRVVGLPILFVAGFFVIYSFAQGKALRVIIYNLFYTTTGVIGTPIGVCSTYIVLFIIFGAFLEGTGISDFFIQVANSVAGASKGGPAKVAVISSALCGMVSGSSVANTVTTGSVTIPLMKKTGYRSEFAGAVEASASTGGQIMPPIMGAAAFLMSEMVGVPYAEIAVKAILPALLYFLGIFIAVHLEALRTGLMGLKKEDLPHFGKLVLKQGYLLLPLIILVWMVMNGFTMARSAVIATLVAIVVSMFRKETRMTPMGFVNVLENGTKNTISVAIACGVAGIIAGVVTMTGLGQVLISAIVGLANGKLIIALMLTMVTCIVLGMGVPTTANYIIMATTCAPILVSGMGVNAIAANMFVFYFGIIADITPPVALAAYAGSAIARSNPMKTALTATRLAIAAFIVPYIFVMSPALLFIDTQLVDIILIVITSIIGLFGVSAGLAGFVYTKMPIWQRVLSVIGGLLLIYPGIVTDIAGVALVGTVLALQYLNGKKQKEQATA; this is encoded by the coding sequence CGGACGTGGAAGAGATCATGAAAAAGTATGATCGCGAATCCAACACCCGCATCTGGACCGGAACGCCGGCCATGATTATTAAATTTACGATGGCGGCTTTTGCCCTTTTCATGATCTGGCTGAACTTATTTGCTAACTGGGATGAACGCATTCGCCGTTGTATGTTTCTCGGCACCATCATCGTGTTTGCCTTCGTGATGTACCCCTTGCGAAAAGGGGATACTTCGCGTGTCAACCATATGCCATTTTATGACATTATTTTGATGCTCTTAGGAGCGGGCAGCTTTTTCTATTTCATTGTCAATTTCAAGGGAATCATCGATCAGGCGACTCGTATTCACCAGACCGAAATTATTCTGGGCATCATCGGCATTATTATTTTAGCGGAAGCCTGCCGACGCGTTGTAGGTCTGCCAATTCTCTTTGTCGCCGGCTTCTTTGTCATTTACTCGTTTGCACAGGGCAAAGCGTTGCGCGTCATTATTTACAACCTGTTCTACACTACGACAGGCGTCATTGGCACCCCGATTGGTGTTTGCTCCACCTACATTGTGCTTTTCATCATCTTTGGTGCGTTTCTCGAAGGCACGGGCATATCCGACTTCTTTATTCAGGTCGCTAACTCCGTAGCCGGTGCGTCCAAAGGCGGTCCGGCAAAGGTCGCCGTTATCTCCTCCGCTCTTTGCGGCATGGTTTCCGGTTCCTCCGTAGCCAACACCGTGACAACCGGATCCGTTACCATTCCGTTGATGAAGAAGACCGGTTACCGCAGTGAGTTTGCGGGCGCCGTGGAAGCGTCGGCCTCTACCGGCGGACAGATCATGCCGCCGATCATGGGCGCGGCCGCCTTCCTCATGTCGGAAATGGTTGGCGTTCCCTATGCGGAAATCGCGGTAAAGGCGATTCTTCCGGCGCTCCTGTACTTTCTCGGGATCTTCATTGCCGTTCATCTGGAAGCGCTTCGCACCGGCCTTATGGGCTTGAAAAAAGAAGACCTTCCGCATTTCGGGAAACTGGTTCTCAAACAAGGTTACCTGCTGTTGCCATTAATCATCCTCGTATGGATGGTCATGAATGGCTTTACAATGGCTCGTTCGGCCGTTATCGCTACGCTCGTGGCCATTGTGGTCAGTATGTTCCGTAAAGAGACGCGCATGACGCCGATGGGCTTTGTCAATGTGCTGGAAAATGGAACGAAAAATACCATCTCTGTAGCCATCGCCTGTGGCGTTGCCGGTATCATCGCCGGTGTTGTCACCATGACAGGTCTTGGTCAGGTGCTGATTTCCGCCATTGTCGGCTTGGCCAACGGAAAGCTTATCATCGCGTTAATGCTGACCATGGTCACTTGCATCGTCCTCGGCATGGGTGTTCCAACTACTGCGAACTACATAATTATGGCGACAACCTGCGCACCGATTCTGGTTTCCGGCATGGGCGTCAACGCGATTGCTGCCAATATGTTCGTTTTCTACTTCGGCATCATCGCCGACATCACGCCGCCGGTTGCACTTGCTGCATACGCCGGCAGTGCAATTGCCCGCTCCAATCCGATGAAGACGGCATTAACCGCGACGCGTCTGGCCATTGCAGCCTTTATCGTGCCGTATATCTTTGTGATGAGTCCGGCCTTGCTCTTTATCGATACACAGCTGGTTGATATTATTCTGATCGTTATCACATCGATCATCGGACTCTTCGGTGTATCGGCCGGTCTTGCCGGTTTTGTTTACACCAAGATGCCGATTTGGCAGCGGGTGCTTTCC